A region of the Bacillus sp. NP247 genome:
ACTTTGTCATGCAGAAGGTATATTTTTAGGTTCAAAAAACGAGCTTATAAACTTATTAGAACCTTTAACAAGTGCTGGAACTCCAACACAAATTGTTATAGAAGAATTGCCCTACCCAGCCGCTATAGATTTCTTAGATCCGGATGAGCCAATCCCTGGTCGCTCTGATCAGAGCGTTAAGTTTTCTTCGGCTTGGGCACTTAACCTTTGGCCGGAAGAGCCTATTTCAATTATGAAACAATTTTTAGAAGAAGCTACTGGAACAGAAGCTAATTTCTTTTTTATTAATTGGGGAGGTGCTATAAGTAAAGTACCTAGCAATAAAACAGCTTTCTTTTGGCGTAGCCCATTATTTTATACGGAATGGACTGCTAGTTGGAAAGATAAGTCCGAAGAGGCTGCAAATCTAGCATCAGTTGAAAGAGTACGCCAATTAATAAAACCTTATGTAACTGGTTCTTATGTTAATGTTCCAGATCAAAACATCGAAAATTTCGGACAAGAATATTACGGATCAAACTTTGCTAAACTTCGGAAAATAAAAGCAAAATATGACCCTGAAAATCTATTCCGTTTTCCACAAAGTATACCACCCTCTTCCTCTTGTTAATGCATGACAAAATAAATAAAGCCTCTTTAATTTAAATAGAAAAAGGAACTCTTACAATCGTAAGAGTTCCTTTTTCATCATACCAATTTTCCATCTCTAAGCGTCAATATACGATCACATACATCAAGCATTCTTTCATCATGTGTAATCATAATTGCTGCTTTTTGGCTTTCTTTCACTTCACGTTTCATCATTTCAACGACTTCACGAGCACGTTTTGAGTCTAAGCTTGCAGTTGGTTCATCAGCTAATATTAAATCTGGGTTGTTCATGAAAGCACGAGTGATTGCTACCCTTTGTTTTTCCCCACCAGATAGTTGATTTGGATAGTGATTTTTTCTTTCTCCTAATCCAAATGCCGCTAATAAGTGATCCGCACGCTTTTCAGATTCTTGTTTGTTTTCTTTTTTTAGCTTTGCAATGTAAAGCAATTGTTCTTTTACATTTAAATATGGAACAAGATTTGCGAACTGGAAAATGAATCCGATTTTTTTCAAACGAATGTCTGTCATTTCCTTTTCTGATAACTTCGTAATATTTTGCTCACGAATGTAAATATCCCCTTTTGACGGTGATAGTAAAGCACCCGCGATTGATAATAACGTACTTTTCCCTGATCCAGAGGGACCGACGATTCCGATAAACTCTCCAGCTTTCACATCTAGCGACATCGGATGAAGGGCTGTTACTTCTGTATTCCCTTCTCCGTACACTTTACTCACTTTGTCTAATTTTAATAATGAAGTCATTACATCCCGCCTCCAATTGCTTCTAATGCATCAACTTTTAATACTTGATATAACGAAATAAGTGTTCCTAAAATACTAATTACGATAAAGATTGCTGCATATTGTGCAATCATCGGTGTTGTTAATAAGAACGGCATACCTGCTGGTAAAATTTGTTCTAACCCTTGTACAAGAACAATACTGATTATCATCGCCACGACTGATAAGAATAACGCCTGTACGACTAAGCTATTTGCTAAATAAGAATTTTTCGTACCGATTGCTTTTAATACACCTAATTGCTGTGTTTTTTGTAATGTAATTACGTAGAAGAATACACCAATTAGTAACGCTGCGATAACAAGTAAGAACGCAATAATCATCGTTAATGTTCCTTGTTCTTCTTTAAATCCTGGAATACTTTGTAATACTTCTTTTTTGTCGATAACATGTGCATTTTTAATGTCTTTATCTGTATTAAGTGCAATTGCACTATAATCTTTTTGGTTTGGTTGAGAGATAGAGCCCCATACGTCTTCATTTACATAAACGACTGGTGTATGGCTAAACATTTGATCTTTCGTAAATCCAACGATTTTAAATTCTTTCTTTGAAACAGGATCAATAATTGTATCTCCAATATCGATTCCTTTTTCTTTAATTGATTCATCAGCAACCATTTCATTGTTTGCTGTACCTAATTTCTCACCTTTTACAATTTTCGGTTCTAAAAATGAATCACGTTCACTTGAGAAAATAGCAACATCCACTTTTTTTGAACTATCTTTCTTTTCATAAGTTGAAATTTTTACACGAAACGGAACGGCCTCTTTCTCGCCTACTTGATTTACTACGTTATCTACATCATCTTGCTTAATTTGTGAACGAAGTAATTTATTTTCCGCATCATCCGCTAGTACAAATTTATTTGCCTCCATATTTTGAATCGATGAAGCATTATCATATGATAATCCATTTGCTAATCCTGAAATTACAAGGACTAAAAATGATAATAACACCATAATAAGTCCGATTAATCCATATCTTAATTTTGATTGTTTTAATTCACGCAGAGCTAAAAACATTTCGCTCGCTCCTTCCTATTACTTTCTATGCACTTATAATAAAAAAGAAATATGAACGGAATATGAACAGAAGATTACATTGTGAAAAATAAATTTTCTGAAAGTATTGAAAATAAATAAAATCCTTGATACAATTCAGTCAAATAATATTGACCGAGTAATTTAATTCGAGGAGCTGATTACGTTGAAGCCCATGTTAACACTAACTACTTATAGCCAACTAAAAGCAATGAGCGATCCACTACGAGTCGAAATGATGATGCGTCTATGTGAACGTCCTTATACAGGACAACTACTATCTGAAAAATTCGGCATTTCAAGGGCGAAAATTCATTATCATTTAAAAGAATTAGAGAAAAATGGTTTTATAGAAATCGTATATACAGAAGAGAAAAATGGCATCGTTCAAAAGTTTTATCAATCTGTTGCTAAAGGCTTCACTCCTGCCGCAGATCTATTACCTCATTTAGAAATATTAAGCGAATCAGGTCGCCAAATCTTTTTACAAATGACAGAAAGAACGAAAAGCCATATTCTCGCTGCACCAGAAGAAGCTTTTACATTACGAAAAGTAAGCGAAGACCCGTCTGAGTGGAATTACGTTTCGTCCTGCTGGGAGTTTGATGCAACGCCAGAACAATTTCAAGTGTGGGTGAAAAAGTTTCATGAATTAATGGCTGAATTAAATGAGATCGCAAAAGACGCAGATAAAGATCCAAATAGTAAATCTTATTACATTTCTACTACTGCACTACAAATCGATGAACGAGCGATGCAGCGCTTTGTGAAAAAAGAAGAAAAATCGTAATACGATTTTTCTTCTTTTTTCACAAACGGTCAATTTTATTTTACCAAATAAAATTTTTATAAAGGAGTAGATTAAATGGACATATTGAAAAACCGGAATTTCCTCTTATTATTTTTAGGAAGAATTTTTACCAACATAGGAGATAGCTTATATTACGTAGCAGCGATGTGGCTCGTATATGAACTTAGTGGTAATCCTTTTTATTCTGGATTGGCTGGTTTCCTTACATTATTACCTTCTGCATTACAATTTCTTACTGGTCCATTCGTTGATAGATGGTCAATAAAAAACACCCTCGTCATCACACAAGTTCTGCAATGCATTCTTATTTTAATCATTCCTATTACACACTACTTCGACCTATTAACAGTACAACTACTACTCATCATTATGCCAATCGTAGCCTTTATCGAGCAATTCGCCTATCCCGCACAGTCAAAAGCTTTACCACTTCTACTTCATAAAACACAATTATTAAAAGGGAACTCTCTCTTTTCATTTGCGTATCAAGGCATTGATTTAATTTGCACGACTCTTTCTGGAATATTAGTAGCACTATTTGGCGCCATTACTTTATATGTAATCGACTCTTTTACATTCGCGATTACTGCCCTTTTGTTCTTTTCATTAAAAATGCCAAAGCAAACAGAAACGAGCACATCACTTTCAACTAAACAATATTTTTCTGATTTAAAAGAAGGTTTTTCAATCGTCTTCCGTTCCTTAATGGGCGTATTCTTAATCGGTTCCGTTGTTGCCAATTTTTCAATCGGTATGACGATGGCAATACTCCCTTCTTTCGCTGATTCTTTAGGCGGTGTGAAATCATACGGCTTCTTCTTAGCTGCTATATCAGCAGGTAGTTTAATTGGAGCATTATTAAGTTCATGGGTTGGTAAACGTAATGTTGGCCGTGTCTCTATTATTGGCTTTGCGACTGGTGCTATCTTTTGGTTTCTCTCTACGATTGTACCGTTTCAATGGCTGTCTATTTTCTTATTTGGCCTAGCTTGGATACCAATTGGTGCCACGAATATATTATTTGCGACAATTAGTCAAATTGTAATTCCAAATCAATATATTGGACGTATCAACTCAGTCATGCGAAGTATGGGCACAATTGCGATGCCTTTCGGTTCTTTAATTGGCGGATACACTGCAAATGTATTTAGTAGCCAGCTCATTTTCGCGCTCGCTAGCATCGGTATTTTATTTATTTCTCTCGTATGGCTACTTCATCCGAAATTACGTTCATTGCCGAAAGCTGATGAAATTACAGCTGATACTTTTGGAGTGCGGTTTAAGGAAGAACGTGGGAAAGGTGCGGCTTTATAGCAAAAAGAAGACAATTTCCATTGTGAAATTGTCTTCTTTTTCATTTATTTAGGAAGTTCAACCCGAACAGTAGTCCCTTCCCCTTTCGTACTATATACCGAAACGGTTCCTTGATGCAGTTCAACAATTTTCTGTACGATCGATAATCCTAAGCCGCTTCCTTCCACGTTCCTTGCCCTTGCTGTATCTACTTTGTAAAAGCGATCAAAAATACGATCCATTTCTTCTTTTTCCATACCAATTCCATTATCTGATATAGAGATTATAACGCTAGACTCTAATTCTTCTACAACAAATTCAACGGTCCCGCCATCGTTTGAAAACTTAATGCTATTCGTAAAAATATTACTCCATACTTGATGAAGTAAGTTTTCATCACCTTGTATAGTGATATTAGGTACATCAAATTCAACGGCGATATCTTTTTCACGCCATTTCCATTCAAGCATAAAAATGACGTCTTTAATTTGCTTTTGTAAGTGAAACTCTTTAATTTGTAGAACTTTCTCTTCTTTATCTAATGAAGCGAGCGTAAGTAACTGTTTACATAAACTAGACATCCGCTTACTTTCTCCCTCAATAATTTTCAAGTAACGTTTTCTTTCCTCTTCACTCATATTCTCCGATTGTAATGTTTTCGAAAAACCTTGTATCGAAGAAAGTGGCGATTGGAATTCATGAGAAACGTTAGAAACGAACTCTTGTCTCATTTGATCTAATTCTTTTATACTCTTCGTCATTTTTTGAAAATTAGTTGCTAGCGTACCAATTTCATCTTTTCGATTTTCATCTAATTCAATATCATATTCACCACTTGCAATCTTTTTGGTAGCTTTCGTAAATGTTCGAATAGGACGCACAATATACCCTGCTGCAATCGCTATAAAAATGATACTTAATACAACGATGAAACCAAGTAACACCGCTAGAAAAATTCTCATCTCACCAAATTGTTGCTGAATGTCAGGACGAATGAATAAAGCGTATTGTTTATCACCATGTTTTAACGGGACACCTACACTATTAATTAATTCATTATCGAAAAATCCTGTAATAAACAGGCGGGTTGGATATGTGGAAACACCATTATACGTTTCACCTTGCAGTACTTTATGAACTGTAGCATCACTAATTGTTATCTTACGAAACGCATTCCCGATGCGCTTTCCATTCTTTTGGTCATCTACAATATAAATTTCATATCCTAATTTCGCAATTGACTGTAAGTATGCCTCTTTATTTTCTTCACTTTGTTTTTCGTATAATGATTTTACTTCCTCAGCATACATTAAAATCTTTTCACTATTGTACGGTTTTAACTTCACTTGATAGTACACATTTGTTAATAAAAAACCGATAATACTACTAAGTAGCATAATCCCGACCGTCATAAAAACAAATCTAGAATACAATGATTTCATCTTATTTCAACTCCAACTTATAACCGAGTCCACGTACTGTTGTAATTTGAAAATCATCTGTTCGTTTTGAGAAACGATCTCTCAGTCGCTTCACATGAACATCGACTGTTCGTTCATCCCCTTCAAAATCCATTCCCCATACTAATTCAATTAATTCTTCTCTCGA
Encoded here:
- a CDS encoding cell wall metabolism sensor histidine kinase WalK, translating into MKSLYSRFVFMTVGIMLLSSIIGFLLTNVYYQVKLKPYNSEKILMYAEEVKSLYEKQSEENKEAYLQSIAKLGYEIYIVDDQKNGKRIGNAFRKITISDATVHKVLQGETYNGVSTYPTRLFITGFFDNELINSVGVPLKHGDKQYALFIRPDIQQQFGEMRIFLAVLLGFIVVLSIIFIAIAAGYIVRPIRTFTKATKKIASGEYDIELDENRKDEIGTLATNFQKMTKSIKELDQMRQEFVSNVSHEFQSPLSSIQGFSKTLQSENMSEEERKRYLKIIEGESKRMSSLCKQLLTLASLDKEEKVLQIKEFHLQKQIKDVIFMLEWKWREKDIAVEFDVPNITIQGDENLLHQVWSNIFTNSIKFSNDGGTVEFVVEELESSVIISISDNGIGMEKEEMDRIFDRFYKVDTARARNVEGSGLGLSIVQKIVELHQGTVSVYSTKGEGTTVRVELPK
- a CDS encoding MFS transporter, giving the protein MDILKNRNFLLLFLGRIFTNIGDSLYYVAAMWLVYELSGNPFYSGLAGFLTLLPSALQFLTGPFVDRWSIKNTLVITQVLQCILILIIPITHYFDLLTVQLLLIIMPIVAFIEQFAYPAQSKALPLLLHKTQLLKGNSLFSFAYQGIDLICTTLSGILVALFGAITLYVIDSFTFAITALLFFSLKMPKQTETSTSLSTKQYFSDLKEGFSIVFRSLMGVFLIGSVVANFSIGMTMAILPSFADSLGGVKSYGFFLAAISAGSLIGALLSSWVGKRNVGRVSIIGFATGAIFWFLSTIVPFQWLSIFLFGLAWIPIGATNILFATISQIVIPNQYIGRINSVMRSMGTIAMPFGSLIGGYTANVFSSQLIFALASIGILFISLVWLLHPKLRSLPKADEITADTFGVRFKEERGKGAAL
- a CDS encoding FtsX-like permease family protein, with the translated sequence MFLALRELKQSKLRYGLIGLIMVLLSFLVLVISGLANGLSYDNASSIQNMEANKFVLADDAENKLLRSQIKQDDVDNVVNQVGEKEAVPFRVKISTYEKKDSSKKVDVAIFSSERDSFLEPKIVKGEKLGTANNEMVADESIKEKGIDIGDTIIDPVSKKEFKIVGFTKDQMFSHTPVVYVNEDVWGSISQPNQKDYSAIALNTDKDIKNAHVIDKKEVLQSIPGFKEEQGTLTMIIAFLLVIAALLIGVFFYVITLQKTQQLGVLKAIGTKNSYLANSLVVQALFLSVVAMIISIVLVQGLEQILPAGMPFLLTTPMIAQYAAIFIVISILGTLISLYQVLKVDALEAIGGGM
- a CDS encoding winged helix-turn-helix domain-containing protein produces the protein MKPMLTLTTYSQLKAMSDPLRVEMMMRLCERPYTGQLLSEKFGISRAKIHYHLKELEKNGFIEIVYTEEKNGIVQKFYQSVAKGFTPAADLLPHLEILSESGRQIFLQMTERTKSHILAAPEEAFTLRKVSEDPSEWNYVSSCWEFDATPEQFQVWVKKFHELMAELNEIAKDADKDPNSKSYYISTTALQIDERAMQRFVKKEEKS
- a CDS encoding ABC transporter ATP-binding protein, producing MTSLLKLDKVSKVYGEGNTEVTALHPMSLDVKAGEFIGIVGPSGSGKSTLLSIAGALLSPSKGDIYIREQNITKLSEKEMTDIRLKKIGFIFQFANLVPYLNVKEQLLYIAKLKKENKQESEKRADHLLAAFGLGERKNHYPNQLSGGEKQRVAITRAFMNNPDLILADEPTASLDSKRAREVVEMMKREVKESQKAAIMITHDERMLDVCDRILTLRDGKLV